A region of Flavobacterium album DNA encodes the following proteins:
- a CDS encoding acyl carrier protein has product MEDKFIDALKEALEMEDQEINFDDNFRDYDTWDSLSRLSLIAVLDSEFDVQIEDAKFAKLITVRDLYNAVVPTE; this is encoded by the coding sequence ATGGAAGATAAGTTTATTGATGCGCTGAAAGAAGCGCTGGAGATGGAAGACCAGGAAATTAATTTTGATGATAATTTCAGGGATTATGATACATGGGATTCGCTTTCAAGGCTATCGCTTATAGCGGTACTCGACAGTGAGTTCGACGTCCAGATCGAGGATGCTAAATTCGCAAAATTAATTACCGTAAGGGATTTGTATAATGCTGTAGTTCCAACCGAATAA
- a CDS encoding DegT/DnrJ/EryC1/StrS family aminotransferase yields MAENKIWLSSPHMGGTEQKYVQEAFDTNWVAPLGPNVTGFEQDLEKYLKQDVHVAALSSGTAAIHLALVLLGIKPGDEVICQSMTFSASANPIMYVGATPVFVDSEPETWNMCPKSLEEAVADRIKQGKKPKAIIGVHLYGMPFKADEIKVIAAKYDIPVVEDSAEALGSTYKGQKCGTFGDIAILSFNGNKIITTSGGGALVAKDKAMKDKTVFLSTQARDNAPHYQHSEVGYNYRMSNICAGIGRGQMEVLEKHIGLRREMNQFYADLFKDNEHVTVFSEPGSDYKSNHWLSAILVDPKSGKTREDLRLELEKHNIESRPLWKPMHMQPIFEGYPYYGGNVAENLFENGLCLPSGSNLVSEDKERIANVLNSFF; encoded by the coding sequence ATGGCAGAAAATAAAATATGGCTCTCGTCTCCGCACATGGGTGGGACCGAGCAAAAATATGTTCAGGAAGCTTTTGATACCAACTGGGTAGCGCCTCTTGGGCCTAATGTTACCGGTTTTGAACAGGACCTTGAGAAATACCTTAAACAGGATGTTCATGTTGCTGCGTTAAGCTCCGGCACTGCAGCTATACATCTTGCGCTGGTTTTGTTAGGCATAAAACCGGGAGATGAGGTGATATGCCAGAGTATGACTTTCTCAGCATCGGCCAACCCGATCATGTATGTAGGCGCAACGCCTGTATTTGTGGACAGCGAGCCGGAAACATGGAATATGTGCCCTAAATCGCTTGAAGAAGCTGTCGCAGACCGTATCAAACAAGGAAAAAAACCGAAGGCGATAATTGGTGTACATCTTTACGGAATGCCATTTAAAGCCGATGAAATAAAGGTTATTGCGGCAAAGTACGACATCCCGGTGGTAGAAGACAGTGCCGAAGCATTGGGCAGTACCTATAAAGGGCAGAAATGCGGTACTTTTGGAGATATAGCGATCTTGTCTTTCAATGGGAATAAAATTATCACAACCTCCGGCGGGGGTGCGCTTGTAGCTAAAGACAAGGCAATGAAAGACAAAACAGTCTTTTTGTCTACACAGGCAAGGGACAACGCCCCGCACTACCAGCACAGCGAAGTTGGGTATAATTACAGGATGAGCAATATATGTGCCGGCATTGGCCGCGGGCAGATGGAAGTGTTAGAAAAGCATATTGGCCTGAGAAGGGAAATGAACCAGTTCTATGCCGATTTATTTAAAGATAATGAGCATGTCACCGTGTTTAGCGAACCTGGCAGCGATTACAAATCGAATCATTGGTTAAGCGCCATCCTTGTAGACCCTAAGAGCGGCAAAACGCGCGAAGACCTTAGGCTGGAGCTTGAAAAACACAATATAGAGTCGCGCCCGTTGTGGAAGCCAATGCACATGCAGCCAATCTTTGAGGGTTATCCTTATTACGGAGGCAATGTAGCGGAAAACCTTTTTGAAAATGGATTATGCCTTCCGTCGGGATCAAACCTTGTTTCTGAAGATAAAGAAAGGATAGCAAATGTCCTTAATTCATTTTTTTAA
- a CDS encoding sugar transferase, which produces MYAKVIKPLMDFIVALVAVLLLSPVFLVLLVILAIVNDGKPLFFQQRPGKNGRVFSIVKFKTMNDKKDSQGNLLPDEQRMTKAGSFIRKTSLDEIPQLLNVLKGDMSIVGPRPLLVKYLPLYTERQARRHEVRPGITGWAQVNGRNAISWEQKFELDVYYVDHISLGLDIKTLYLTVLKVIKRSDINTDGVATTIPFTGTKNDN; this is translated from the coding sequence ATGTACGCTAAAGTAATCAAACCCTTAATGGACTTTATCGTTGCCCTTGTGGCAGTGCTGCTGCTGAGCCCTGTATTTTTAGTGCTTCTTGTTATCCTCGCAATAGTTAACGATGGCAAGCCGCTGTTCTTCCAGCAGCGTCCGGGCAAAAACGGACGTGTTTTCAGCATCGTGAAGTTCAAGACCATGAATGATAAGAAAGACAGCCAGGGTAACCTGCTTCCTGATGAGCAGCGCATGACAAAGGCCGGCAGTTTTATAAGGAAAACATCGCTCGATGAGATACCGCAGCTGCTTAATGTGCTTAAAGGCGACATGAGCATTGTAGGTCCAAGGCCGCTATTGGTTAAATATTTACCTTTGTATACCGAAAGGCAGGCCAGGAGGCATGAAGTGCGACCGGGAATTACGGGCTGGGCACAGGTAAACGGAAGGAATGCGATCTCATGGGAACAGAAATTTGAACTGGACGTTTATTATGTCGACCACATTTCTTTAGGGTTAGACATTAAAACACTATATTTAACAGTACTAAAGGTGATAAAGAGGAGCGATATCAATACTGATGGCGTTGCTACGACTATCCCTTTCACGGGAACAAAGAACGATAACTAA
- a CDS encoding glycosyltransferase family 4 protein, which yields MRKVLFVHDGPRWKNDSGVQFGSMADKDMYHRYQYLGDNVEFMMRVFKVNDTSKLMNVNEFGLNIHEITPFNRPSLLKNYFKSKKEIERQVDQADILVVRLPSTIGSVAVKYAKKINKPYIAEVVSCPWDALTNHSRLGKMYAPASREKLKKLIEDTKYVIYVTKEFLQDRYPTKYNSTNISNVILKNLPETNKLLDYYEKFDPKGRITFTTLGAVDIYKGQQFVLQAMPALLKDGYDIMYNIVGGGNNARLAALAKELGVEAHVNFTGKLPHEEVFNVLEKTDIYLQPSDSEGLPRGLIEAMSRGCAAIGSRTGGIPELLNNDFIIEPKNVADLTAKIRAMLNKETLIKESKHNFETAKDYSFEILDSRRKAFYDKFLESINEK from the coding sequence ATGAGAAAAGTTTTATTTGTTCACGATGGCCCGCGATGGAAAAACGATTCCGGCGTGCAATTTGGGTCTATGGCAGACAAGGATATGTATCACAGATACCAATACCTGGGCGACAATGTAGAATTCATGATGCGGGTTTTTAAGGTAAATGATACTTCCAAGCTCATGAACGTTAATGAGTTTGGCCTGAATATCCATGAGATCACGCCGTTTAACAGGCCATCGCTCCTCAAAAATTATTTTAAAAGTAAAAAAGAGATCGAGCGCCAGGTTGATCAAGCCGACATTCTTGTTGTAAGGCTCCCGAGCACGATCGGGTCTGTTGCTGTAAAATATGCGAAGAAGATAAACAAGCCTTATATTGCAGAGGTGGTGTCGTGCCCGTGGGATGCGCTTACCAACCATAGCAGGCTGGGTAAAATGTATGCACCGGCATCCCGGGAAAAATTAAAAAAGCTTATTGAGGATACTAAGTACGTGATCTATGTGACCAAAGAGTTCCTTCAGGACAGGTACCCAACCAAATATAACTCGACCAACATATCGAATGTTATCCTGAAAAACCTGCCGGAAACAAATAAGCTGCTTGATTATTACGAAAAGTTCGACCCTAAAGGCAGGATTACATTTACAACATTAGGCGCTGTTGATATTTATAAAGGCCAGCAGTTTGTGCTGCAGGCAATGCCTGCCCTGCTTAAGGACGGCTATGATATAATGTACAACATTGTTGGCGGCGGAAATAATGCAAGGCTTGCTGCACTGGCAAAAGAGCTTGGTGTGGAAGCCCATGTGAACTTTACAGGCAAGCTGCCGCATGAAGAGGTGTTCAACGTACTCGAAAAAACAGACATCTACCTGCAGCCAAGCGATAGCGAAGGCCTCCCAAGGGGGCTTATTGAAGCAATGAGCAGGGGTTGTGCCGCGATTGGATCAAGGACAGGTGGTATACCTGAATTGCTCAATAACGATTTCATCATAGAGCCAAAGAACGTTGCCGATCTTACAGCTAAAATAAGGGCTATGCTTAACAAGGAAACCCTCATAAAGGAGAGTAAGCATAACTTCGAAACGGCAAAAGATTACAGTTTTGAAATATTAGATTCGAGAAGAAAAGCATTTTACGACAAATTCTTAGAAAGCATCAATGAAAAATAA
- a CDS encoding glycosyltransferase family 4 protein, with the protein MKKVLFVANIHKHFNAFHLPYINYLKSEGYEVHVAANDPETRIAEADKQYDLPINRNPFSKNNITAVRQLKKIIAKERYSLIHCHTAMGSVVARLAAKKFRKEGWLKVLYTVHGFHFYKGSPKMYWQVYYPMEKYLSKYTDGIITINEEDYALIKNSNFKNGETFKVPGVGINSDKFKGLSFSDAPAIRAKNGYSNDVFLIIYIAEFITRKNHKFILESVAKLQEKISDFKFIFAGRGILKETMEEQAGALGVNSKIDFLGFRKDIGELIIMSDIGVSVSRQEGLPMNVAEEMYAGKPVVASYIRGHSDLVDDGVSGFLYQPGDQEGFVSRIIELYNNKELYSKMSVAASEKATKFALDNCLEEMKTIYKRFL; encoded by the coding sequence ATGAAAAAGGTTCTCTTTGTTGCCAATATACATAAGCATTTTAATGCTTTTCACCTTCCTTATATCAACTATTTGAAAAGCGAAGGGTATGAGGTGCATGTGGCCGCGAATGACCCGGAAACAAGGATAGCCGAAGCAGACAAGCAATATGACCTGCCGATAAACAGGAACCCTTTTTCTAAAAATAATATTACAGCCGTTCGCCAGCTAAAAAAGATAATTGCCAAAGAGCGTTATTCACTCATCCACTGCCATACGGCAATGGGGTCGGTGGTAGCGAGGCTGGCTGCTAAAAAATTCAGGAAAGAAGGCTGGCTTAAGGTTTTATATACAGTGCACGGTTTCCATTTTTACAAGGGGTCACCCAAAATGTACTGGCAGGTATATTACCCGATGGAGAAATACCTTTCTAAATATACGGATGGTATCATCACGATCAACGAAGAGGATTATGCCCTTATAAAAAACAGTAATTTTAAGAATGGCGAAACATTCAAGGTTCCGGGAGTAGGTATAAATTCGGATAAGTTTAAGGGCCTTAGCTTTTCTGATGCGCCTGCTATCAGGGCTAAGAACGGATACTCAAATGATGTCTTTTTAATAATATACATTGCAGAGTTTATCACCCGAAAAAACCATAAATTTATTTTGGAATCGGTTGCAAAGCTGCAGGAAAAAATAAGCGATTTTAAATTCATCTTTGCAGGAAGGGGCATACTGAAAGAAACGATGGAAGAGCAGGCAGGGGCGCTTGGCGTTAACTCCAAAATAGACTTTCTGGGTTTCCGTAAAGATATTGGCGAATTGATAATAATGTCGGATATTGGTGTGTCGGTGAGCAGGCAGGAAGGCCTGCCAATGAATGTGGCAGAAGAGATGTATGCCGGAAAGCCGGTCGTAGCTTCCTATATCAGGGGCCATTCGGACCTCGTAGATGATGGCGTTAGCGGGTTCCTTTACCAGCCTGGCGACCAGGAAGGCTTTGTAAGCCGTATCATTGAGTTATATAATAATAAGGAACTATACTCCAAAATGTCGGTTGCCGCATCCGAAAAAGCAACTAAATTTGCATTAGACAACTGCCTTGAAGAAATGAAAACGATCTATAAAAGATTCCTGTAA
- a CDS encoding 3-oxoacyl-ACP synthase III family protein gives MALLEFKNIGITGMAAAVPKNVINNYEYTQYFPAEDVKDIVDKVGIFERRFAEEGTCASDLCFHAAEKLIADMQIDKSEIDVLVFVSQTADYRMPATAIILQDRLGLNKSTIAFDVSLGCSGFVYGLSIVYSFMQQQGLRKALLLDGETRSRVYSPKDRKTAFLFGDGGIAAIIEKNEAFGPSWFSLNSDGSKSSLIKMDAGGYRNPSTPETLAEKVVDEYGNIRSDEHGYMNGADVFNFVLAEIPKDIKNTLAFSGKDTSALDFFVFHQANNYMNEYLQKKLKLEAEKVPSSVAKFGNTSSVSIPLTMVSELQGKLEGEKELYLCGFGVGMSWASAIIKTKDCHISDLVEV, from the coding sequence ATGGCTTTACTTGAATTTAAAAATATTGGGATTACGGGAATGGCAGCAGCCGTTCCTAAAAACGTGATTAATAACTACGAATACACCCAATATTTTCCTGCTGAAGATGTTAAGGATATCGTAGACAAAGTAGGCATATTCGAAAGAAGGTTTGCCGAAGAAGGCACCTGCGCTTCCGACCTTTGCTTCCACGCTGCAGAAAAGCTTATCGCCGATATGCAGATCGACAAATCGGAGATCGATGTGCTGGTTTTCGTATCGCAGACCGCCGACTACCGTATGCCTGCAACTGCTATCATTTTGCAGGACAGGCTTGGCCTTAATAAAAGCACCATAGCATTCGACGTAAGCCTTGGTTGTTCCGGGTTCGTATACGGACTTTCTATCGTATACAGCTTTATGCAGCAACAAGGCCTGAGGAAAGCGCTTTTACTTGATGGCGAAACACGCTCGAGGGTGTATAGCCCGAAAGACAGGAAAACGGCTTTCCTTTTTGGTGATGGTGGTATTGCTGCCATAATTGAAAAGAATGAAGCGTTTGGCCCAAGCTGGTTTTCGCTTAATTCAGACGGTTCCAAATCGTCGCTTATCAAGATGGATGCCGGCGGCTACCGCAACCCGAGCACGCCGGAAACCCTTGCAGAAAAAGTAGTTGACGAGTATGGCAACATCCGTTCGGATGAGCATGGCTATATGAATGGCGCCGATGTATTTAATTTTGTTTTGGCCGAAATACCAAAGGATATAAAGAACACGCTGGCTTTCTCCGGAAAAGACACCTCCGCGCTCGACTTTTTTGTATTCCACCAGGCAAATAATTACATGAACGAGTATTTGCAGAAAAAACTGAAGCTGGAAGCAGAAAAAGTGCCGTCTTCTGTAGCAAAATTCGGCAATACATCGTCCGTGTCGATACCGCTTACTATGGTGTCGGAACTTCAGGGCAAGCTGGAAGGCGAAAAGGAATTATACCTTTGCGGCTTCGGGGTAGGCATGTCGTGGGCTTCGGCCATAATAAAAACCAAAGACTGCCATATAAGCGACTTAGTTGAAGTATGA
- a CDS encoding glycosyltransferase, which produces MENNKLKVCFLIPSVYSGGIETYLLRFLNYLSNSMDVTVIVRKSTKGELYDDYIATGAKLVFMPLGYFEPGKMVSYYRFFKKNRFDVVCDFNANFAGLPMFLSKLAGVKKRITFYRQGSHHFKKTAFRVAYTNFLNRLVYKYSTHIFANSVSGLKFFFGDKYPADPRFKVIRNGVGVSNFSDSQTSKSELREKLELPRDKFIVGHTGRFAEAKNHFFLLDVAQKLLEADKDFYFVLIGNNTDKLIPYSEKLGIRDSILFLGFKANIPEYLKAFDAFFFPSVTEGQPNALIEAMISGLPIVASDIGPIMECMPENDTKSLVSPTDVPAATQKILEVKQNPEKFTYQKFASENFDAKVQFKIFKDSLLHH; this is translated from the coding sequence ATGGAAAATAATAAACTCAAAGTATGCTTCCTCATACCCTCTGTATATTCCGGGGGGATAGAAACCTATTTGTTGCGATTTTTAAATTATCTCAGCAATAGCATGGATGTGACTGTTATTGTCAGGAAATCTACAAAAGGGGAGCTTTATGATGATTATATAGCAACCGGGGCAAAATTGGTATTCATGCCGCTTGGGTATTTTGAACCCGGGAAAATGGTTTCCTATTACAGGTTTTTTAAAAAGAACAGGTTTGATGTAGTATGCGATTTCAATGCTAACTTTGCGGGCCTGCCAATGTTCTTAAGCAAGCTTGCCGGGGTTAAAAAGAGGATAACGTTCTACAGGCAGGGCAGCCACCATTTTAAAAAGACAGCGTTCAGGGTTGCGTATACCAATTTCCTGAATAGGCTTGTTTATAAATACAGCACGCATATTTTTGCCAATTCGGTATCGGGGCTCAAATTCTTTTTTGGGGACAAATACCCGGCAGATCCGCGTTTTAAAGTAATAAGAAATGGTGTCGGCGTTAGTAATTTCTCTGATTCCCAAACAAGTAAAAGCGAATTAAGGGAAAAACTGGAGCTGCCACGCGATAAATTTATAGTAGGGCATACGGGGCGTTTTGCAGAAGCAAAAAATCATTTTTTCCTGCTGGATGTTGCCCAAAAGCTTTTGGAAGCCGATAAGGACTTTTATTTTGTATTGATAGGCAATAACACGGACAAGCTTATACCGTATAGCGAAAAGCTGGGTATAAGGGACAGTATTTTATTTTTGGGATTCAAAGCCAATATTCCTGAATACCTGAAAGCTTTCGATGCGTTCTTTTTCCCTTCCGTTACCGAGGGGCAGCCGAATGCGCTTATTGAGGCAATGATATCCGGGCTCCCAATTGTCGCTTCAGATATAGGTCCTATAATGGAATGCATGCCTGAAAATGATACCAAAAGCCTTGTAAGCCCAACTGACGTACCGGCCGCAACGCAAAAGATACTTGAGGTGAAGCAAAACCCTGAAAAATTCACATACCAGAAGTTTGCTTCAGAGAACTTTGATGCCAAAGTGCAGTTTAAGATATTTAAAGACAGTTTATTACATCATTAA
- a CDS encoding acetyltransferase has product MIRIIIIGAGGHAAEIDEYIAYANKLNGIQDYIVAGFIDDNKNSYDAYSFSGPFLGDIQSHVVDKDAKYIMGIANLAFRKKITEDFLERGASFLTFIHPLAYVSQSAKIGDGVVMGPYVNVGPNVVIGNYTLINSRASMGHDTKVGDYNFISPNVCFSGFTTIGDGNLFGINSASIPKVTIGNGNKIAAGMIIDRDIEDDTTYFHRFKEKVLAIPKT; this is encoded by the coding sequence ATGATCCGGATCATTATAATAGGAGCAGGCGGGCATGCCGCAGAGATTGACGAATATATTGCTTACGCCAATAAATTGAATGGCATCCAGGATTATATTGTAGCCGGTTTTATTGACGACAATAAAAACAGCTACGATGCCTATTCGTTTTCAGGGCCTTTCCTGGGTGATATACAAAGCCATGTTGTAGATAAGGATGCAAAGTATATCATGGGCATTGCCAACCTGGCATTCAGGAAAAAAATTACAGAAGATTTTCTTGAGAGGGGAGCCTCATTCCTTACATTCATACACCCGCTGGCCTATGTTTCGCAATCGGCGAAAATAGGAGACGGCGTAGTTATGGGCCCTTATGTAAATGTAGGCCCTAATGTTGTGATAGGTAATTACACGCTTATAAATTCGAGGGCCAGCATGGGCCACGATACAAAGGTGGGCGATTATAACTTTATAAGCCCCAACGTTTGTTTCTCAGGATTTACGACAATAGGCGACGGGAACCTGTTCGGGATAAATTCAGCTTCCATACCTAAAGTGACTATAGGGAATGGAAATAAGATAGCCGCCGGTATGATTATAGACCGCGACATTGAAGATGATACTACTTATTTCCATCGCTTCAAAGAAAAAGTCCTGGCGATACCAAAAACATAA
- a CDS encoding SDR family NAD(P)-dependent oxidoreductase produces the protein MMNTDLNAFALENKNIIVTGATSGIGKQIAILCSRLGATVILLGRNKERLDETVAALTTHEKHIAFSIDINDFDAVADVVKEVVAQKGKIHGLVNCAGVSPTIPFRTLSVQKMQEVFSTNVVAAMNLAKIVCKPANIAAEGGSIVFIASVMGSVGEVGKSLYGMSKGALIAGAKSLAVEYGAKKIRFNAISPGVVVTPMSMSSEYSKDADKLSYVTGLHPLGLGQPEDIAQGTAFLLSDASRWITGADLKIDGGYTAQ, from the coding sequence ATGATGAATACCGACCTTAATGCGTTTGCATTAGAAAATAAAAATATAATAGTTACCGGCGCCACTTCGGGCATCGGGAAGCAGATAGCCATTTTATGCAGCAGGCTCGGCGCAACCGTTATCCTGTTAGGCAGGAATAAAGAGCGCCTCGACGAGACCGTTGCAGCGCTAACCACTCATGAAAAACATATCGCCTTTAGCATCGATATCAACGATTTTGATGCCGTAGCCGATGTGGTGAAGGAAGTAGTGGCCCAAAAAGGCAAAATACACGGATTGGTAAACTGCGCTGGCGTTTCGCCTACCATCCCCTTCCGTACCTTATCGGTACAGAAGATGCAGGAGGTTTTCAGTACCAATGTGGTAGCTGCCATGAACCTCGCCAAGATTGTATGCAAGCCGGCCAACATTGCCGCTGAGGGCGGAAGCATTGTTTTCATAGCTTCGGTTATGGGCTCTGTGGGCGAAGTAGGCAAGTCATTATACGGCATGAGCAAAGGCGCACTGATAGCCGGTGCCAAATCGCTGGCTGTAGAATATGGCGCTAAAAAAATACGCTTCAATGCTATTTCACCGGGAGTTGTTGTGACACCGATGTCAATGTCTTCCGAATACAGCAAAGATGCCGATAAGCTCAGTTATGTTACCGGGCTTCATCCGCTTGGCCTTGGCCAGCCTGAGGATATTGCGCAGGGAACGGCATTTCTTCTGTCCGATGCCTCAAGGTGGATCACCGGTGCCGACCTGAAGATTGACGGGGGCTACACCGCACAATAG
- a CDS encoding polysaccharide pyruvyl transferase family protein, translating to MKNKILVVPGNTDLNRGDQALVWESIRVFEDVFPNLEVYLYESGANEKEKTLQKAQSLNMGFEFIPRILQHPRVKSGNTSQEINYSKLVYIKWGFTAVFDLFTTLLLISPFSFFNAIGKACLSKDQKKSLALFPQLSALVVKGGGFLHSYGKIYDAYVMYYFLFDLMLAHRYKVKTIILPNSVGPLKNKLAKYLVKKVISKSSFISVREDVSKKFLSDKLHLDVKTYPDLGFFLKSSSESMEEYLASKGFDKTKKNIAITLRPYRFDGYANADELYAAYLNQLSGFISDQVDRGYRISLVAHTLGPSAHEDDRIALKEVLNAIDSSKKDSVIYLEDFDLNCKQMQKIYSYYDILVGTRFHSVIFALNEHTPAIAIAYGGNKSYGIMKDIDVPEYVLGIESVTAANLNKLVEKLETERTHYLGKIADYQIRLEKERTKLVKELQSIF from the coding sequence ATGAAAAATAAAATATTAGTTGTTCCCGGTAATACAGATTTGAATAGGGGAGATCAGGCATTAGTATGGGAATCGATCAGGGTTTTTGAGGATGTATTCCCTAACCTTGAGGTATATCTTTATGAATCAGGAGCCAACGAAAAAGAAAAAACGCTACAGAAAGCCCAATCGCTTAATATGGGATTTGAATTTATCCCAAGGATATTACAGCATCCAAGGGTAAAAAGCGGCAACACCTCGCAGGAGATCAATTACAGCAAGCTGGTATATATAAAATGGGGCTTTACCGCAGTGTTCGACCTATTTACAACCCTGCTGCTTATTTCGCCTTTTTCATTTTTCAATGCGATAGGAAAAGCATGCCTTTCTAAAGACCAGAAAAAGTCACTGGCCCTTTTCCCGCAGTTATCGGCTTTGGTCGTAAAAGGGGGCGGGTTCCTGCATAGCTATGGCAAGATCTATGATGCCTATGTAATGTACTATTTCTTATTTGACCTTATGCTGGCTCACAGGTACAAGGTGAAGACAATAATACTCCCTAACTCGGTTGGGCCGCTTAAGAACAAGCTGGCAAAGTACCTTGTGAAGAAAGTAATCTCAAAATCGTCCTTCATTTCCGTTAGGGAAGATGTGTCTAAGAAATTCTTAAGCGATAAGCTGCACCTTGATGTAAAAACATATCCGGACCTTGGCTTCTTCCTTAAGTCTTCTTCGGAAAGCATGGAAGAATACCTGGCATCAAAAGGTTTTGATAAAACGAAAAAGAATATTGCCATAACATTAAGGCCTTACCGTTTTGACGGCTATGCCAATGCCGATGAGTTGTATGCTGCCTACCTGAACCAGCTGTCAGGATTTATTTCAGACCAGGTTGACCGTGGTTACAGGATAAGCCTTGTGGCGCACACCCTGGGGCCAAGTGCTCACGAAGATGACAGGATTGCACTGAAGGAAGTGCTTAACGCTATAGACAGCTCTAAAAAGGACTCGGTAATTTACCTGGAAGACTTTGACCTGAACTGCAAGCAGATGCAAAAAATATACTCGTACTATGATATCCTTGTAGGCACAAGGTTCCACTCGGTTATTTTTGCACTGAACGAGCATACGCCTGCTATAGCCATTGCTTACGGAGGCAACAAAAGTTATGGTATCATGAAAGATATCGATGTTCCGGAATATGTGCTTGGCATTGAGTCGGTAACCGCCGCAAACCTTAATAAGCTTGTGGAGAAACTGGAAACAGAGCGTACTCATTACCTGGGCAAAATCGCTGATTACCAGATCAGGCTTGAAAAGGAACGAACTAAGTTAGTAAAAGAATTGCAAAGCATTTTTTAA